tgactttttgaggtcaaaaaaaattttgactttttttgtccgaaaaaaacgccatactatactatgacgttttttatgactttttgaggtcaaaaaaaattttgactttttttgtccgattttgacgccttactatactatgacgttttttatgactttttgaggtcaaaaaaaattttgactttttttgtccgaaaaaaacggcatactatactatgacgttttttatgactttttgaggtcaaaaaaaattttgactttttttgtccgaaaaaaacggcatactatactatgacgttttttatgactttttgaggtcaaaaaaatttttgactttttttgtccgaaaaaaacgccatactatactatgacgttttttatgagtttttgaggtaaaaaaaaattttgactttttttgtccgaaaaaaacggcatactatactatgacgttttttatgactttttgaggtcaaaaaaaattttgactttttttgtccgattttgacgccttactatactatgacgttttttatgactttttgaggtcaaaaaatttttttactttttttgtccgaaaaaaacgccatactatactatgacgtttttttatgactttttgaggtcaaaaaatttttttactttttttgtccgaaaaaaaacgccatactatactatgacgtttttttatgactttttgaggtcaaaaaatttttttactttttttgtccgaaaaaaacgccatactatactatgacgttttttatgactttttgaggtcaaaaaattttttgactttttttgtccgaaaaaaacgccatactatactatgacgttttttatgactttttgaggtcaaaaaaaattttgactttttttgtccgattttgatgccttactatactatgacgttttttatgagtttttgaggtcaaaaaaaattttgactttttttgtccgaaaaaaacgccatactatactatgacgttttttatgactttttgaggtcaaaaaaatttttgactttttttgtccgaaaaaaacggcatactatactatgacgttttttatgactttttgaggtcaaaaaaatttttgactttttttgtccgaaaaaaacgccatactatactatgacgttttttatgactttttgaggtcaaaaaaaattttgactttttttgtccgaaaaaaacgccatactatactatgacgttttttatgactttttgaggtcaaaaaaaattttgactttttttgtccgaaaaaaacgccataccatactatgacgttttttatgactttttgaggtcaaaaaaaattttgactttttttgtccgaaaaaaacgccataccatactatgacgttttttatgactttttgaggtcaaaaaaaattttgactttttttgtccgaaaaaaacgccatactatactatgacgttttttatgactttttgaggtcaaaaaaaattttgactttttttgtccgaaaaaaacgccatactatactatgacgttttttatgactttttgaggtcaaaaaaaattttgactttttttgtccgaaaaaaacgccatactatactatgacgttttttatgactttttgaggtcaaaaaaaattttgactttttttgtccgaaaaaaacgccatactatactatgacgttttttatgactttttgaggtcaaaaaaaattttgactttttttgtcagaaaaaaaatgccatactatactatgacgttttttatgactttttgaggtcaaaaaaaattttgactttttttgtccaaaaaaaaccgccatactatactatgacgttttttatgactttttgaggtcaaaaaaaattttgactttttttgtccgaaaaaaacgccatactatactatgacgttttttatgactttttgaggtcaaaaaaaattttgactttttttgtccgattttgatgccttactatactatgacgttttttttatgactttttgagatcaaaaaaaatgttgactatttttgtccgaaaaaaacgccatactatactatgacgttttttatgactttttgaggtcaaaaaaatttttgactttttttgtccgaaaaaaatgccatactatactatgacgttttctatgactttttgagttaaaaaaaaattttgactttttttgtcggaaaaaaacggcatactgtactatgacgttttttatgacattttgaggtcaaaaaagtttttgccatactatactacaacgctttttatgacattttgaggtcaaaaagttttttgacgttttttggccgaaaaaaaaacgccatattatactatgacgttttttatgacattttgaggtcaaaaaaaattttgactttttttgtccgattttgacgccttactgtactatgacgttttttatgacattttgaagtaaaaacattttttgactttttttgtccgaaaaaaacgccatactatactatgacgttttttatgacattgaggtaaaaaaaaaatttgactttttttgtctgattttgacgccttactatactatgacgttttttatgacattttgaagtaaaaaaaaattttgacttttctggccgaaaaaaaacgccatactataccatgacattttttatgacattttgaggtcaaaattttttttgactttttttggccgattttgacaccttactatactatgacgttttttatgactttttgaagtcaaaaaaaattttgactttttttcgccgattttgacgccatactatactatgacatttttattatttttatttctttttgagaCCGttctaaagcatgactttttttggccgatttttttttttcattttgatgcaGGCATCCATGTTCCTCCTTCTGGGTGAACTCTTTTAACTGTTTGTTCTCCCTTCACCTTTTGTTTAGCACCATCATTGGGTCAAATTTTTCATTTGCCAAGTACTTTTGTTTATGACCAGGTACCTGAAAAACAGACATTCCTTTAACCTGCTGATGtttgcatttaatttaaatCGCCCAaatgcagcctcacagagaaaGTTAAGCAATAAGAGAAACACAGCTCCTGCTCTGTGCTTGAGGCAGTGACATGAAATTGATGAAATCGATCTTATGTTagtcttaatcttaatcttaatcttagcACTGCCTTCGAGCATCTCAAAACAACTGATTCCTGGGATTCCTGTATAATTGTTGAAAAAGCAGATTGAATCTTTCTATCGGGATTTACACTGCCATAATTGTTTTGAAAAATGGGCTCAAGGTTTGGGGCAGCTTCTTTAACGATTTCCACAGATGCTTTCTGTCCAAACAGATGTGTGGCCGTTTCTGTTTGGCAGGTATAAGAGTATGTGGCTTCCAAATTAACCGCAGAGCCAGCAAATCGCAGAATATTTTGTTTGTCTATAATAAATGTCAGGGTATCTGTGTAGCAGCCTTGGCACACCTTCACACTAacacagttctttttttctcaacGGAGCAGCTTCGCTAATTAGAACGATTGTTTCCCAGTTTAATTGGCTCTGCCAGCAGCAGTCTCAGGAGTCACAGGATGCTTGCAGAGGTAATTGAatatgagagtgagagaaagtaAGTTGATGATGAACTCTCTCAAAACTTATTGAAAACCTGCGCTACACAGGCAGAATAATGGGCCTCCTATCTTTTTTCAATTACAGAAACGGAATGGAGATGGTAATGAAGAATTAACGCCGAGTCCAAAAAGGTGTTTACCACGGGAAAGTCATAAGCAGGAAATAAGTTCTTAGACTCCACAGGGAACAGTTTTAATCATGGCAACCAGCTTTATACACTGGGGTTGGTTttcatgtttattattattgtgctttCAATTTGCAGTTTTTGTTGTGGTATTTAGAGCTTAAATACAATCTGAGACCaaaaagtaaattttaaaacacaagaTTGGAATCAGCTGTGATCCCTCCCAAATTCACTTGGAGGTTATTAATACAGGGATTAACaacctttgttttgtttttttcttttttccatggTGATGTTATACCAATCCTTTTTTGTAGATGCAGCAGTAATACAGATCTACGTGGTTCAGTGATTAGCTAAAAAACTCTGGTCTTGGTATGGGCTCTCCTATTAAAGGGAAACtccacctttttcttttttttaacacatctaaaCTGgttcactgaaatatttcataaTGTAAAAAGTAACTGGTAACTAAGCTGTCAAATAAACGTAGTGGAGTAAGAGGTACAATATGTCCCCCTGaaagtgtaaaatgaaaatacacaaagtaccacaaaattgtacttaagtacctgagtaaatgtatttagttacattccaccactggcCTTCATTATAAGTGCTTATAAATGATGTATTGCTTTATGTAACTCTTCCTCACAGTATAAAAAGCAGGTAAAATTTGCTCCATCTCGACCAGCTAGaatattaaaatgctgcttacatactgatgcatcagtaataattcAGCAGTCTATGAAAATGTAATGACAATGATGGAGAGTATTTATCCACATTACTAATGTCCTGTAAAAGTTTGTTTGTAAACAATGAATGCAGTAGTCTTCCCTAAAATATTTTCATGCTATATTCACATTATTAGTTTTGAGATATCTGCCTTCAGCAGCTATGATAAATTTCTCCTCTCaccacagaagaaataaaatagtTTGAGCTTGTAACTCTcaggtttctgtgtttgtattttttttctccataattAGATTTGTTTTCAATTTATCTATCACTGTGACAAAGTCTTATCCAGCTAGCTTTATTATGGCACGTTGTACATGTCACATTACAAACTCAACATTCTGGGTTTCTTGGTTCATACAGCACATAAAAAGATCAAGAAGACATTGCATGTTTTAAACAAAGAACAGAAGGAATCTGGAGGCTGCTTCCtttttaccacacacacattcagtcaaACACCAGTGTGAGAGTTTATCTGAAATTTAGTCAACCTGTATAAATCACCCATGATGTGAGCCTGTACTTCCTCATTGGTTTCCTATGATTTGATTTGTGTCATTATGAAGAAAATCATGATACTCACATGCCAAAGAAAGAGCTTTGATTGCTGTTCTGTCAtcattcctcctctccacaCTCTTTGTGAAAGACTCCTCCCTAAAGTGATTTTAATAAATCTGTCAGGAAGggatttttttccacagtgtcaAGAAAAGGTACAACAAGGTACAACCAAAAACTCTTTCATTGTGCATACAGGGCATGAATAAAATGTAAACCTGTTCTGTAATCTCAAGTATTTTGCCACAGTTAATGCTAGATCGTATTATGTTTACTCTCAATGctaggcttttaatttgaaatggaCTCAAACTAACAATCAGTTACTAATTGgccaaatatatatttttttataaaatcacaaaatagTGAGCGATGCAAATACTTGATAAATCTCCAGTTTGACAACACAAACCCTGATTCTCAAAACACATCTGGTAACAACTTCTTCTgtctaaaacaaaacacaggtcAAAGGAAACTGTACAAAACCCATTCTTATATGTAAATGTAGCATTacatgtgggtgtatgtgtacatacacTGTGACATCCATCCACGCAGACTTTGTGCACAGCATTATTTTACACACAGGACTGAAGGTAAACAGGTTGCATTGAAGTGCTACGAGATCTTTCGTTGGCACACGAGGAGTAACATTTACAATATTTACATCTGAGATTAAATAATCAGTTGTCATGCgtttcttaaaaacaaaacagttctgtagaaaataaaattctcACATTCCATTTGGatatctctttgttttgtttctgtccatGTGTGGAACTTATTTTaatggtttgaaaaaaaaaaagaacattagtTTTGAACAGCATTCCCTAAAATTCATATCTTAAATTCTCCTGTTGAATGTATGACTGGTTCTTATACTGTACAGGATGCATGAGCAGTAAGAATTAACATTTTGCAATTGGCATCAAGTTGAATTAAACTGTAAAacgtaaaaaaaacaaaacaaaacatgctacTAAAGGTACTCCAACAGGAGTCACAATaaagctgactgactgagcagtCCTGTGAGTGGGATCCCAAACCCTGACACGCTCCAGTGCAGCTAAAGAGAGTGACAGTGTGAGGAATATAACACCTCCTGAACTACAAACCTGCTTATGTTCCCTGTCTTTGAAGTCAAATAAATTCAAAGCAAACCTGAATAAATATGACATGAGGAAGGAGTGATCCTTTGAGGAAGTTGACAGTAAGACTGTGATTTTTGGACATTAAACTGGCCTTTGGCCAAAAGAGCTGTCCATCTGCGGCAACACCCCAGACAATGAGGTCATCCTATCCCTTTGGCTTTCAGTTTATGACCATCTGACCAGCCCTGCGTcaggactggactggactggtgCAGGATTAGGGTGGGTGGGGTGTGAAGTTCCTTCTCCAGAAGATGCAagtggggttggggggtggggggttaagTTTAGGTCCGCACCCAGCTGAGAGGCACCCAGAAAGATTCCCGTTCCAGCCTTTCCAAAATACCTCGCAGTTCTGCACAGGCACTGGCTGAGTCCTCCTTAATCAGGACCCGGTCCACCAGGTGTCCATACTGCTGATCGATCTGAATCGCAGACTGACGCATCTCCTGCAGGTCCTCGTCCTGttagaaaagaataaaatgaagggatttatataaacacatacacatgcagaggTTGGATTATCTGATGGATGAATCCTCTGAATCTGATGAGAAAACAGGACCCACTGTAACGCGGCCATGCTCTCCCCCTCCTGGCGAGGTGGCGGCACTGCGGCGTCGTCTGCTCTCAGGAACCCGAGGTTTGACAAATATTACATAGGGCTTGAACTCTGCCGTCCGCAGCCTCTTCAGGGCCTGGAGTGGTGACGTATTTACATACAATGGAGTGAAGGGTAAAATGGAGGTCAGAAAGCAAACATGACAGGACAAAGCCAACGGTGACACATCAGACTCTTGACATGATGAGCAGATCTGATGTGACTGCCTGTAGGATCTCTAACTCATGACATGTTATGATAGCAGactgtgatgcatttggatgtATATTAAGTAAGATGGGCTCAATGGTTGAAACACGATTCCTACCTCAGGCTGCACATCCACTATACACATCTTATTCTTGGCCTGTACAGAACGGATTGCCTCTATACTGGTGCCATACTGGTTCTCCTTGTATTCACCGTGCTCTATGAACCTGAGGAGAAGCAATAACCCTAACGTAAGCAGGAAATAAATCGTACTTCGACACAAAGTGAACATGTATCAGTGTAAACGCACTTATTATTCAAAGCATCTGCATCAAATTGCTGTTTTGTGACAAAGTGGTACTCCACCCCTTCCTTCTCATGAGGTTTTTTGGGCCTGGTGGTGTCTGCAGGAACATAAAAGAGGAAGAATTTAGATGTATGTAATTACACAGCGTACAATAATGTTGGTTAATTGTTAATCACAGTGTGTATAAGCGCTGACAAGTGCGACTCACGAGGTACAGCTACGGCATAACGATGTGGGTTTTCAGCAATCACCCGCTGTTTGAGTTCATTGATTCGTGCCCCGAGAGAACCTTTGGAAGCCGATCGTGGGttcaaagcagagaaaaaaaataaggataGTCAATTTCACATCATTGTGTTGATTAAGCTGTTGGTAATGGATCATCAGTATGTTGTCACACATGCTTTAATCCACTAGATGGCATTGTCATCACAGGAGAGCGTTTGTGCCTTTCTTACCTATCAGAACCACCAGGCGAGGCCTCTCACTGGGCCTTTGCTGGTATCGGGTCACCTCCTCATAAGTCAGGAactcagagtctccaggatcagAGCCCTCTCCGGATGATCCTTGCCTGTCCTTACGACTCAGCCGGAAACTCCTCCTTAAACCAGCTACAGGGAGGCcagagacaggaggaaagaaggagcaggaaaaaaaaaaaagaagatgatcTTGGGTCAGATGCCACAAGCCAGAAACAAATTTACATAAGATTATATAACACATGAGTAGAGTACTTCACTCTCATGATGCAGATATGATgcatttctgcattttaaaaagttattagATAAGTGCAGTGAGCAAACAACGGTTTGAATTAAATCAAGACCAACCCATTGACAATCATGCATTAAAAAAACCTGTGTAAACAGTGCACATGGATGAAAATAGCTCACTCTTATTTGAAGTATAAATACTCGATAGTGTGAGAGATTAGCTGAACTTGGAGCCAATTACACGTCATGCTTCACTGAAAAACTGGATCACATGCAGCTGACGGTAAACATATTTAACTCTTTTATGCAAAACATTCTTTGTATTACTTTTTAAACTACTTTTCTTTCAGCAGTTCAAAACAGATTTCAGTGACCCAACACAGACATTGTTTTCCAACATTATGTTCCAAACAAGGCATGCTGCTTTGAACGAGGCTACAGTGCTGAGGCAGGTCAGACAGGACACCCTGGCCCTGGGAAACGCCACGTCAATGGCAGAGAGTGACTGCAAATGAGGGTCTCCCATGACCAGGACTGTCTGTATCCCCCCTGTCAGTGGTGTGTACCTGCGGGAATGAGCCGGGCACTGTACCTGAATAAAATTCCCAGGAAAACACCTGGCCACAGGAGGGCGCCACCGCTTTACACTTAGGAGAGACTATAACTGGCGTTAGAGCATCACACAACCCAGCCTCACACCTCCACACAGGGTGAACGAGCAGCAAACGTGCCTGGGTGAGTGTGCAATGCGTCCAACGCAGCGGGGCCCTCATGGGGGGGAAGGAGGGGGTGTTTCGGGAAAAGGGGAAGCAGTGCACTGGCAACAGCAGCCGGGGCAGTTAGTTAGATGTAGGGCGGGAGGGATGCAggtttaggaggatccaaacaCTGCTGGGTCAGGGGAGGTGGGTGGGTTGATGGCAAGGGGAGGGTTTTACAGCTCCAAGCAGAGTGCAAGATACCAAGCACGaatactgttttttgttttttgttttttttacagcgaGGAGGTACTGCTAAGctttcagctgtgtttacatCGCTCCTTGTACTCATCATCATTCCAGCAGCTCGCAGGATGTGGGGGAGCAAATTGGGGTCAGGTTGGGCTGAAGcagggtgagggaggggaggtCAGTGGTTGGCTGAAGAGGGGTTGAGGATAAAGGGGACTAATGTGTTCGTTCCTCCCAAATTGGAATTCAGCAAAACCTGTTATTGCGACATAAAATGCCTGGCTGCCTACATAAATGCAAAAAGTACCAACATTTTATCGTAGCTGTAGTAACTTGtggtgatattttattttatgggtCCCCACATCCTGGAAAGAACAGTAATTTGGTTCTAATTAAGGAACAGGAAAACCTGTATTACTTACTGCAAACATTGTTCTTGAATATTGTGCTTAATGTTTTTGCGTGTTCAGCTGACCTGCTGTGCACTGGCCAATTATACTGTCAGTTATTTGGAATTTATTGTACTAAGTGTAGTAACTGACTTCCTCTTTTGTTCCCTTAAGTAGCACCAAATGACAAGGTTCTTTTCAGGAAACTTCCTAAGAAATAATTAGGAAATGACCAACACAAATTCTGCTCTAACCAAATCATCATTATTATATATAACACAGTGTAAGTTTGTGTTGCTTCTGTGCTGTAATATGACACTTTGACACATGCCTGAACTATCTGTTAACTCTAATTATGCAGTGGAGTCTCTGAAAAGGCAGAGCTGTTACTGGCTCCTGCAGAAGTGTGAGACGATACTTCCTACACATTTTTTCTGCTTCATCTTCCTCTCATGTTTTGTACAAACACTGgaacaggttttgtttttcctacATCTGCATGTCTTCCCTCCCTTTGGCACGTATGCAATTATGAATCATCATCCATCTCTTTGATTTCCCTCCTCACGGACACTGATTTTGATCCCATCTCTTTACCCTTCGAAAACCTTCACCCTTCCCCTTATCCCTCAACCCCGGCCCCCAGACGGGTCAGCCCTACAAGCAATCAGTTTGACCCCCAGCCCAAAGCAACCAGGGAACCAGCGCACAGCCAGGCTGCAGCAGGCAAAGAGCAGAcagggagaaggaggtggagaaagatgTTCACGCTCTCACCTATGTACTGTCCATTGAAATAGCCCTCACAGTCACAGTCCTCTGTAGGGAGGCAAGCAGGGAAAAGAGGGGGTAAGCACAGGGTAAGAGACCTGGAAGAGTCAAGGAGTAGGGGAGGTGGAAGAGTTAAAGAGCGGGGCAGGCGGGCTGTGGGCGCTGGAGAGGGCAGGCGGGGCCGAcaggcagcaggcaggcagacagcaggAGGCAGCCAAGAGATAATGAAGGAACGCTGTTGGAGGCAACAGCCACTAACGAAGGCTTgatgagcagagcagagaggagaagagaggagaggagaggaaagcagagcagagcagaggagaggccGATGGCTCTCCCTCATCTGTAAAGGACCCAGCTGTGAGCCAAGTCTCTGTGAcccacacacatgtaaacaagcCTGGCCTTGCTATTGTTGCACAGCTGAGACAGAAACTGCGTCACATACACAGATCCATAATTCCTAAACAAAAGAAGAATGTGACGATCTGTACTGATTTTAGAAAACAGACAAAGGATGagtggactaaaaaaaaaaaaatctcttgcagcacagaaacagaataaaatgacattaaaacagCGTCTATAAAAGGCAGCTGAGTGGAAGAcgaggaggaaaaacagaacaaaagataATAGGGACTGAGGATgacgcagaaaaaaaaaaaaagagctattGTTATCTTTAACAACCTCTGCTTGGTTGGACTAAACTCTCCAGGGATGCTGTTCCGCCTGCAGATCACCaggtacagcacacacacacacacacacacacacacacacacacacacacacaaaaaaaacaagctgccCAAAGAATCTCTATTCTGGTCTGGTACACTAACAGCAGGAGGGGAGGAATTAAGCTGGAAGCAGTAGAAATCCCAAATGCACACACCGCACTAGCACACATGCAAactcactcacacgcacacacacatacatatacgcACTGAGGCCTGAACATTTTTCcactgtgtattttgtgtgtggatgtttctttgtctgtttgtggcTGCACATGTACCCACCTTTCTCACATCCTTGGTCATCTGACACAGTATGCAGCAAGGAAGAACAAAGTATAGAACATCATTATCAGAGCAGGtaacagacagacggacagtcACTGCGTAAAAATGGAAATTTTCTGAGAACAAGCTGTGAGAATTTATGGACTCTAAATATAAAATCACTGCCTGCAGTTGTCAGAACGACGTCACTGATGAGACAGGGGGAGACCCACATTTAAACCCCCCCCCGCTGAGATTTAGGGGTACTAAGCAGGGGGCTGGAGGAGCATGGAGGGAGGCCGAGACAGAAGAGTCCCTGCTGGCTTGCTGCTGCGTGGCATAGCAGGGCTTGCTGCCATATTGCTAAGCTCTTGTTGTCTCCCCGTGGCTCAGGCCTAATCGGATCGCCTGCAGCTTATGCGCCACGAAGAGCCACCACTCACATTACCCACTCACCTGGCTGTTTACACGCTGGCCCTATAGTGTCAAGTGAGAAAGTGAGAAGCGAAATGTATTGTTGAGGCTTTGTTCCTCAGCAGGCGCCTGTTGTAACGCTCTCTGGATCTACTTAAGCTGAACTCACAGCTCGCCCGCTGACCAGATGGACCAAGCATGAAAGAGATTAATTCATATTTGTGAATCCTCCCTCCGTCTCTGcgcccctccacctctctcatcCCTCTTAAAAACATGTCTACatagcagcacagagaggacgGACAATGAATACTAATGCCTCTGAGAATGCCAATtactagcaaaaaaaaaaaaaaggtcaataaatgtcaatgAAAACATTGCTGCATTTATCCAGTGGACGAATTATTGTCCCAGATTGGCTGTGACTGAGTACGTTAGCAGAGAAAGGAGAGCTGGTGGTGAGAGATGCTGCAGGTAGTAAACTGTAATTATGAAATGATGCTGAAGATGCAGTGGAGTCCTGGCAAGCGGAAACTTACAGACAGGCTTTTTAGGGGATTTTGGATTCGGGAGTGTGCCCATTTTCATCCTGTAGGCCAGTCGCCTGGAGGAATGCGCAGCAGCACAAAGAGTCAGAGAGGACGAAGGCAGGAAGAGAATCATCagaacagaaatacacagtgaGCGAAAGGTAAGGAGGAAACGTCAGACAGGTGGAACAAAAGATTTAAACATGATAAGACAGACAGGTGAAAGGCCCATCCAAACCTCTTTTACATCTTTTTGTagtatttttccatttctttgtggtcattttgtggttgtgttttcGTTGCTACGTGTCTCTCCTAACCCCGACCGAAAAGGCCCAGTCAGGAGTCCATCCATTACAATATTTGTTCAGCCATGCTGATACACTGAAAGACATTTTTCTCATTCATCATCGTTTTAACCCAGAGCTCAGAGTGCAGCACGAACCCACGGTATCAGCGGATCTGTGTTATTTCATcataaacattaatttaacttACAAAACACCCGGTTTAAGCTTCACAGAGCTCGGTCACTCCTCTgacctgtgtctctctctgtgttcaaGCTGTGTTTATTAATCCAACAGACGCTGCAGTGTTTGGCAGGGATCTCTCAGCCCGCTGAGATCATCTTACTAACGGATTATGACACTTACAGTATCAGCGTGCGCCTATTCAAGGCTGtgtttcgatttttttttttttccacggtGCTTTGATGCTCCATCTAATCATAGTTGACCTCTCAAAGTGGAACACATGAATGTGTATTTAAAAGATTACAAATGGCTCGATAAAATAAATATCGGTGGTGTCTGAGTGAATCATTCAGCCCAGTAGTTTCCACCACAGGGAGTTAATCTGAAGCGTTCTGACACATGATTTGACCTCACCTCTCCTGGAACTGTTTGGAGGGGATGAGTCCGGCCCGCAGGTTGCTGTCTCCCACACGTTTGGCCTGCCACCACGTGGGGTCGTCCTGGGTCACGACCTGCAGGATGTCTCCCCGTTTGAAGGGAAGACCGGCCTCTTGGCAGGGCGTGGCCTTGTCCTCCAACGGGATGTAGTCAAACAAGGCTCTCATATACACCTGGAGGCAAATGTATAGGCTTTGTGAGaactgtggaaaacaaaaagcagcctCTGAGGATATTTGCTAGTGTAAATAAACAGGGACGAAGCTGTCTCATTTGCCTTGGAGGCTTGTGTGAACCTAGTGATgatcagaaaataaatgactATTTTTAATCAGCtgctcacataaaaaaaaataatctggaACACCCAAAAGgcaggaacaaaaagaaaaaaacaggcaaCACCCACAGGCTGTGGttcgtttttttccccctgta
The window above is part of the Toxotes jaculatrix isolate fToxJac2 chromosome 18, fToxJac2.pri, whole genome shotgun sequence genome. Proteins encoded here:
- the mpp3a gene encoding MAGUK p55 subfamily member 3 isoform X2 translates to MKEAMPVLTAGAGLHETLALLTSQLRPDANHKEDMMFLKDVFSERSLGYLMKIHEKLRQYERQSPTPVLHSASSLAEDVAEELQSGPMSTEEKELLHLLTSPHLKAVLSVHDTVAQKNFDPVLPPLPDDFEDELEEESVKIVRLVKNKEPLGATIRRDEATGAVIVARIMRGGAADRSGLVHVGDELREVNGVSVIHKRPDEISQLLSQSQGSITLKIIPAIKEEDRLKESKVYMRALFDYIPLEDKATPCQEAGLPFKRGDILQVVTQDDPTWWQAKRVGDSNLRAGLIPSKQFQERRLAYRMKMGTLPNPKSPKKPVYDQGCEKEDCDCEGYFNGQYIAGLRRSFRLSRKDRQGSSGEGSDPGDSEFLTYEEVTRYQQRPSERPRLVVLIGSLGARINELKQRVIAENPHRYAVAVPHTTRPKKPHEKEGVEYHFVTKQQFDADALNNKFIEHGEYKENQYGTSIEAIRSVQAKNKMCIVDVQPEALKRLRTAEFKPYVIFVKPRVPESRRRRSAATSPGGGEHGRVTDEDLQEMRQSAIQIDQQYGHLVDRVLIKEDSASACAELRGILERLERESFWVPLSWVRT
- the mpp3a gene encoding MAGUK p55 subfamily member 3 isoform X1, which translates into the protein MKEAMPVLTAGAGLHETLALLTSQLRPDANHKEDMMFLKDVFSERSLGYLMKIHEKLRQYERQSPTPVLHSASSLAEDVSSSHNWQVAEELQSGPMSTEEKELLHLLTSPHLKAVLSVHDTVAQKNFDPVLPPLPDDFEDELEEESVKIVRLVKNKEPLGATIRRDEATGAVIVARIMRGGAADRSGLVHVGDELREVNGVSVIHKRPDEISQLLSQSQGSITLKIIPAIKEEDRLKESKVYMRALFDYIPLEDKATPCQEAGLPFKRGDILQVVTQDDPTWWQAKRVGDSNLRAGLIPSKQFQERRLAYRMKMGTLPNPKSPKKPVYDQGCEKEDCDCEGYFNGQYIAGLRRSFRLSRKDRQGSSGEGSDPGDSEFLTYEEVTRYQQRPSERPRLVVLIGSLGARINELKQRVIAENPHRYAVAVPHTTRPKKPHEKEGVEYHFVTKQQFDADALNNKFIEHGEYKENQYGTSIEAIRSVQAKNKMCIVDVQPEALKRLRTAEFKPYVIFVKPRVPESRRRRSAATSPGGGEHGRVTDEDLQEMRQSAIQIDQQYGHLVDRVLIKEDSASACAELRGILERLERESFWVPLSWVRT